One Fuerstiella marisgermanici DNA window includes the following coding sequences:
- a CDS encoding DUF1592 domain-containing protein, whose protein sequence is MRTLCQAGGRALAIVAVSIAAVTATGFSVEAAEPADTKSAAGQQTVADRQQQLVQKIQPFLKTYCIDCHGLESQDAGIVVSELKSVDQFLSERKTWERVYRMISVGAMPPSDHDPLPSAEERQKVSELLHDELFNFDCDLVYKPGRPTVQRLNRSEYNNTIRDLFGVSITPANDFPADDVGEGFDNNGDVLSLPPLLMEKYLNAAEQVADAVIDSTDYSKPQTIPLGVDQLTTSNGRKPSGTLLWLPSSGEIFGTFEVPAAGEYELRITAQATQMGDEKAKFGLSVDGKRQREFEVIEHAKDEVFKQPLKLDSQQVKIGAAFLNDAYEPKNKQDRNFAVAKMELHGPIGAAVPFRSDAFRRLVVAQPGADVSVKQAAEKVLRPLLDRAFRRPCTDAEVSGYVGLVQHAVADLGETYEGGLSLSLQAILVAPEFLFRLEEDPPAGTPERTLNDFEVASRLSYFLWSSMPDDELFELARQKKLTTADTLRQQVRRMLKDDKADALVQNFAAQWLNLRNIDDVTPNPDVFKNFDSKLKHDMRRETELLFGSILQEDRSVEELLSADYTFLNKRLADHYGIEGVKSDSFERISLKGTNRTGVLTHASILTLTSNPGRTSPVKRGKWIMENMWGEAPPPPPPNVPELEATAEAAPNATLREQLAKHREDPGCASCHVVMDPLGFGLENFDAIGRWRDKDGDHTVDASGQLPSGESFNGPIELIAIIQKRREKFFRTLAEKLLVYALGRGTEFYDKCVIEDCVADMAANGNRFSALIESLVLSDSFLKRSGLDTATKG, encoded by the coding sequence GTGAGGACACTTTGCCAGGCAGGCGGACGAGCGCTCGCGATCGTTGCCGTATCGATTGCCGCTGTGACCGCTACGGGATTTTCAGTAGAGGCGGCAGAACCGGCTGACACCAAATCAGCGGCAGGCCAACAAACCGTCGCCGACCGGCAACAGCAGCTGGTCCAGAAGATTCAACCGTTTCTGAAAACGTACTGCATCGACTGTCATGGGCTCGAATCGCAGGACGCCGGAATTGTGGTGTCCGAGTTGAAATCCGTTGACCAGTTCTTAAGCGAACGAAAGACGTGGGAACGCGTGTATCGGATGATCAGTGTCGGAGCGATGCCACCTTCCGATCACGATCCGCTGCCGTCCGCCGAAGAACGACAGAAGGTTTCCGAACTACTGCATGACGAGCTCTTCAATTTTGATTGCGACCTGGTCTACAAACCCGGTCGGCCGACAGTCCAGCGGCTGAACCGGTCCGAATACAACAACACGATTCGTGATTTGTTCGGTGTCAGTATCACACCGGCCAACGACTTTCCGGCTGACGACGTGGGCGAAGGATTCGACAACAACGGAGACGTATTGTCATTGCCGCCGCTGCTGATGGAAAAGTACCTGAACGCGGCCGAACAGGTTGCTGACGCCGTCATTGATTCGACGGATTACTCAAAGCCGCAGACGATTCCCCTTGGTGTGGATCAGCTGACGACGTCAAACGGCAGGAAGCCGTCTGGCACGCTGCTGTGGCTGCCCAGCAGCGGCGAAATATTCGGAACGTTTGAAGTTCCGGCGGCGGGCGAATACGAACTTCGCATCACGGCTCAGGCCACTCAGATGGGTGACGAAAAAGCAAAATTCGGCCTTAGCGTCGACGGAAAGCGACAGCGTGAGTTCGAAGTTATCGAACACGCAAAGGACGAAGTGTTCAAACAACCCCTGAAACTGGATTCGCAGCAGGTGAAGATCGGGGCGGCATTCTTAAACGACGCGTACGAACCGAAAAACAAGCAGGACCGAAACTTTGCCGTTGCGAAGATGGAGCTGCATGGACCAATCGGCGCTGCGGTTCCCTTTCGGTCGGACGCGTTTCGACGATTGGTTGTGGCCCAACCTGGTGCGGATGTGTCTGTGAAACAGGCGGCTGAAAAGGTGTTGCGTCCATTGCTGGACCGAGCATTCCGACGTCCGTGTACAGATGCAGAAGTCAGTGGCTACGTCGGCCTGGTGCAACACGCTGTGGCTGATCTGGGAGAAACATACGAAGGTGGGCTATCGCTTAGTCTGCAAGCGATTCTGGTGGCGCCCGAATTCCTGTTCCGTCTGGAAGAAGACCCGCCCGCCGGAACGCCCGAACGAACGTTGAACGACTTTGAAGTAGCCAGTCGGTTGTCGTATTTCCTCTGGAGCAGCATGCCTGACGACGAGTTGTTTGAGCTTGCCCGTCAAAAGAAACTCACTACTGCTGACACGCTCCGCCAACAGGTTCGACGGATGTTGAAGGATGACAAAGCAGACGCTCTGGTTCAAAACTTCGCGGCCCAATGGCTAAATCTGCGAAACATCGACGACGTCACTCCAAACCCCGACGTGTTTAAGAATTTCGACAGCAAACTCAAACACGACATGCGGCGTGAAACAGAGTTGCTGTTCGGTTCAATCCTGCAGGAAGACCGCAGCGTAGAAGAACTGCTGTCGGCAGACTACACATTCCTGAACAAACGCCTGGCCGATCATTACGGAATCGAAGGTGTGAAGAGCGACAGTTTCGAACGCATTTCACTGAAAGGCACCAACCGGACGGGCGTGCTGACTCATGCCAGCATTCTGACGCTTACCTCAAATCCCGGCCGCACCAGTCCGGTCAAACGAGGCAAGTGGATTATGGAAAACATGTGGGGCGAAGCTCCACCACCGCCACCGCCGAATGTGCCGGAGCTGGAGGCGACCGCAGAGGCGGCTCCGAATGCGACGTTGCGAGAGCAGCTCGCGAAGCATCGAGAAGATCCCGGTTGTGCGTCTTGCCACGTCGTAATGGACCCACTGGGTTTCGGGCTGGAGAACTTTGACGCAATTGGTCGCTGGCGAGACAAAGACGGTGACCACACGGTTGACGCATCCGGGCAACTGCCGTCCGGCGAATCCTTTAACGGCCCGATCGAACTGATTGCCATCATTCAGAAACGTCGTGAGAAGTTCTTTCGCACACTGGCCGAAAAACTACTCGTCTACGCTCTCGGGCGTGGCACAGAATTTTACGACAAATGCGTCATTGAAGATTGCGTGGCCGACATGGCTGCGAATGGAAATCGTTTTTCCGCATTGATTGAAAGTCTCGTATTGTCCGATTCGTTTCTAAAACGAAGTGGCTTAGATACTGCAACGAAAGGCTAA
- the cmoB gene encoding tRNA 5-methoxyuridine(34)/uridine 5-oxyacetic acid(34) synthase CmoB — protein sequence MFDFDRLFEDLTAEGFGDWAATLKRETAAALSSDGHGSLTTWIDAWTKLPDIAADTIRLDQGAVEATGLISDDERAELRTTLQQFHPWRKGPFRLFDIDIDTEWRSDWKWDRLQNHVELRDRRILDVGCGNGYFGWRMLAAGASLVLGLDPFLLYVMQHEVLRRYLGPSCPNYVLPATDAIIPPRLNAFDVTFSMGVLYHRTSPVDHLKALHDSLKTGGQLVLETLIVDGDARRVLVPEGRYAKMRNVWFLPTVPMLELWLRRTKFTDIRLIDITATSTDEQRSTDWMTFESLPDFLDPADQTKTIEGYPAPVRAILTATGT from the coding sequence CTGTTTGACTTCGACCGCTTATTTGAAGATCTCACCGCCGAAGGATTCGGCGATTGGGCCGCGACGCTAAAACGCGAAACCGCAGCCGCTCTTTCCAGCGACGGGCACGGAAGCCTGACCACGTGGATTGATGCCTGGACAAAATTGCCAGACATCGCAGCCGACACCATCCGCCTGGATCAGGGTGCGGTCGAAGCGACTGGCCTCATCAGCGACGATGAACGTGCAGAACTGCGGACGACACTGCAGCAGTTTCATCCATGGCGTAAAGGCCCGTTCAGGCTGTTCGATATCGACATCGATACCGAATGGAGGTCCGACTGGAAGTGGGACCGGCTGCAGAACCATGTTGAACTTCGAGATCGGCGCATTCTGGATGTTGGCTGCGGCAACGGCTACTTCGGATGGCGAATGTTGGCCGCCGGGGCAAGTCTGGTGCTCGGGCTGGATCCCTTTCTGCTGTACGTGATGCAGCATGAAGTCCTTCGCCGCTACCTCGGGCCAAGCTGCCCGAATTACGTTCTGCCCGCGACAGATGCGATAATTCCGCCACGCCTGAATGCGTTTGACGTCACGTTTTCGATGGGAGTTCTATACCATCGGACCAGTCCAGTCGACCACCTTAAGGCGCTGCACGACAGCCTGAAAACCGGCGGACAGTTGGTGCTCGAGACGTTGATTGTCGATGGCGACGCAAGGCGCGTGCTGGTACCGGAAGGTCGTTACGCCAAGATGCGCAACGTATGGTTCCTTCCCACCGTGCCGATGCTGGAACTGTGGCTACGACGGACAAAGTTCACCGACATCCGTCTGATCGATATCACAGCGACATCCACCGACGAACAACGCAGCACGGATTGGATGACCTTCGAGTCGCTGCCCGATTTCCTCGACCCGGCTGACCAGACCAAAACAATTGAAGGCTACCCGGCTCCTGTGCGAGCGATCCTGACCGCCACAGGTACCTAG
- a CDS encoding SDR family NAD(P)-dependent oxidoreductase, producing MLDTFNDRWALVTGASSGIGAEFAARLAGRGMHLILAARRTERMNALANDLLTKHGTKCHIVTIDLATPDAAKKLYDEVENLGVDLELLINNAGIGMIGEIDTTDPAEVQRMIYLNVNTLTDLTYRALPGMLERKHGAVVNVSSVAGFQPVAFMAAYAASKSYVLHFSEALWAEARSRGVTVLALCPGVTETEFFSTAGAPGWLEKHSSQTPSRVVRTALAALEKRRQYVIPGWKDYFVSLLVRIATRRTAVNESKRYFKPGRRGTQATDSPAE from the coding sequence TTGCTGGACACATTTAACGATCGTTGGGCTCTTGTGACGGGTGCCTCATCGGGCATCGGCGCGGAGTTCGCTGCGCGGCTGGCGGGGCGAGGCATGCATTTGATCCTGGCGGCGCGACGCACGGAACGGATGAATGCATTGGCCAACGATCTGCTGACGAAGCATGGCACGAAATGTCATATCGTGACCATCGATCTGGCGACTCCGGACGCAGCAAAGAAGCTGTATGACGAAGTCGAAAATCTGGGCGTTGATCTGGAACTACTGATCAACAACGCTGGCATTGGGATGATTGGCGAAATCGACACGACGGATCCGGCTGAGGTTCAGCGGATGATCTACCTGAACGTCAACACGCTGACCGACCTGACCTACCGAGCACTTCCTGGAATGCTCGAACGCAAGCACGGGGCAGTGGTTAACGTGTCGTCTGTGGCCGGTTTTCAGCCGGTCGCATTCATGGCCGCCTATGCGGCAAGCAAGTCCTATGTCCTGCATTTCAGCGAAGCCCTGTGGGCGGAAGCTCGCAGTCGAGGCGTCACTGTTTTGGCACTGTGTCCTGGTGTGACCGAAACGGAATTCTTCAGTACCGCAGGAGCACCGGGCTGGCTGGAAAAGCACTCATCGCAGACTCCGTCAAGAGTCGTTCGGACAGCGCTGGCGGCTTTGGAAAAGCGGCGTCAGTATGTAATTCCCGGCTGGAAGGATTACTTCGTCAGCTTGCTGGTGCGAATCGCGACGCGGCGGACGGCCGTCAACGAATCCAAACGCTACTTCAAGCCAGGTCGACGTGGCACGCAAGCGACCGACTCACCGGCTGAGTAA
- a CDS encoding NAD(P)H-hydrate epimerase, translating into MTEDRQLWMTREESRQIDQAAVSELGLTGPLLMENAARAACDVILRMSITGNITIVCGLGNNGGDGFALARQLAAVGVIPQVVLMTGGKDLSDDASFNRSVWLAAGFDVLDADKSGQPHAAVGELGENDLIVDCLLGTGIRGSARPPFSEFISAINSSAARVLAVDVPSGLDCETGAAAGEVVQANQTVTFVGMKVGYRNAAAKRFTGAIEVAPIGIPDRWVRDWLQRYRSSAS; encoded by the coding sequence ATGACAGAAGACAGGCAGCTTTGGATGACGCGTGAGGAGTCGCGACAAATCGATCAGGCGGCCGTCAGTGAACTCGGACTCACCGGCCCGCTACTGATGGAAAATGCAGCTCGGGCCGCTTGTGATGTGATTCTGCGGATGTCAATTACGGGAAACATCACAATCGTGTGCGGACTGGGCAACAACGGTGGCGATGGTTTTGCCCTGGCTCGCCAACTTGCTGCTGTGGGTGTGATTCCTCAGGTCGTTTTGATGACTGGCGGCAAAGATCTGTCTGACGACGCCAGCTTTAACCGCAGTGTTTGGCTGGCGGCAGGTTTTGATGTTTTAGACGCGGACAAATCTGGACAGCCTCACGCGGCCGTCGGTGAACTCGGCGAAAACGACCTGATCGTTGACTGCTTACTGGGCACTGGAATTCGAGGTTCAGCTCGGCCACCATTTTCCGAATTCATTTCCGCCATCAACTCATCAGCAGCTCGAGTTCTTGCCGTGGACGTTCCATCCGGACTCGATTGCGAAACGGGCGCCGCCGCTGGCGAAGTTGTTCAAGCCAACCAAACAGTCACATTCGTCGGCATGAAGGTCGGATATCGGAACGCGGCCGCCAAACGATTCACCGGAGCGATCGAAGTTGCACCGATCGGCATTCCCGACCGATGGGTCCGCGACTGGCTCCAGCGCTATCGTTCGTCAGCGTCCTGA
- a CDS encoding tetratricopeptide repeat protein — translation MKSISVPNENVLLIRNYPKAAVLSFENALLTVLPIAVSLSVSSALVVADDSLDGKPLREEHPLSQAERRTQRRDFEATLKSLPTPEASAAGTVRIHSRRGDALFFLGRFPEAVKEYKAMVQLDPTQDASHWRLGIALFFADQPKQAVAQFEKYHSFDDVDRENGIWRYLSQYKASDAQTAKKELLRYDKDDREPFPAVYRMFDGTLSPDEALAEIPADLPATERDKRLFYTELYIGMHMVVQEKPDKARRYLARAVARHRPRTAGYGPNFMWHVGRVQLEALLTEPAVQDADER, via the coding sequence ATGAAATCCATTTCAGTGCCTAACGAAAACGTTTTATTGATCCGCAACTATCCCAAAGCTGCCGTGCTCAGTTTCGAGAATGCTTTGCTAACCGTGCTGCCGATAGCTGTCTCTCTCTCCGTTAGCAGTGCACTTGTTGTTGCCGATGACAGCCTCGATGGTAAACCTTTGCGCGAAGAGCACCCGTTATCGCAAGCAGAACGACGAACACAGCGGCGGGATTTTGAGGCGACTTTGAAATCGCTGCCCACGCCGGAAGCGTCCGCGGCCGGCACTGTTCGGATTCATTCGCGGCGTGGAGATGCGTTGTTCTTTCTGGGGCGGTTTCCGGAAGCTGTCAAAGAATACAAGGCCATGGTGCAGCTCGATCCGACTCAGGATGCTTCGCACTGGCGGCTGGGCATCGCACTGTTCTTTGCCGATCAGCCGAAGCAGGCGGTGGCTCAGTTTGAAAAGTATCATTCATTTGACGACGTCGACCGTGAGAACGGAATCTGGAGATACCTGTCTCAGTACAAAGCTAGCGACGCCCAGACGGCAAAAAAAGAACTGCTTCGTTACGACAAAGACGATCGCGAGCCGTTTCCAGCCGTCTACCGGATGTTTGACGGCACCCTGTCGCCAGACGAAGCACTGGCGGAGATTCCCGCAGATCTTCCGGCGACTGAACGTGACAAGCGGCTGTTCTACACAGAACTGTACATTGGAATGCACATGGTCGTGCAGGAAAAACCCGATAAGGCTCGACGATATTTGGCTCGCGCGGTCGCTCGCCATCGGCCGCGCACTGCCGGCTATGGTCCTAATTTTATGTGGCATGTTGGGCGAGTGCAGTTGGAAGCTTTGTTGACGGAACCGGCCGTTCAGGACGCTGACGAACGATAG
- a CDS encoding DUF1559 domain-containing protein yields the protein MPRERTRRAFTLIELLVVIAIIAILIALLLPAVQQAREAARRTQCKNNLKQWGLALHNYHDVTNTFPAALINSARYNNAAFYSNGNFVKNTTGWVMLLPYIEQGNLYEAYNHDFAGGRAGGYGHPFTPLDPMGAANEVVTTARVAELECPSDPVAGETSSYAGGTPHYHRQDARRSSYLFATGVYTDYSAPYSAYSSSVRRGAFGNNGAARIRDIKDGTSNSIAIGESIGGNYKTSSHYGPWGLQGVHTGVHGRVVSNSDTAIDVANTNTNNYPRDWSINSAWEGRADGKNYAWVFGSAHTGGAQFLMADGSARFLSENIDYHTFVLLNYIRDGQPIGEF from the coding sequence ATGCCCCGTGAAAGAACCCGACGTGCGTTTACGCTGATCGAGTTGCTGGTTGTCATTGCGATCATCGCGATCCTGATTGCCCTGCTGCTGCCTGCCGTCCAACAGGCACGTGAAGCCGCTCGACGGACACAGTGTAAGAACAACTTAAAGCAGTGGGGGTTGGCCCTCCACAATTACCATGATGTTACGAACACTTTTCCGGCCGCACTTATTAATTCGGCGCGCTACAACAATGCGGCCTTTTATTCGAACGGTAACTTCGTGAAAAACACTACCGGGTGGGTCATGCTGTTGCCGTACATTGAACAGGGTAACCTGTATGAGGCCTATAATCATGATTTCGCGGGCGGTCGCGCTGGTGGCTACGGTCACCCGTTTACGCCGTTGGATCCCATGGGCGCTGCCAATGAAGTTGTCACTACAGCCAGAGTTGCCGAACTTGAGTGTCCTTCGGACCCAGTTGCCGGCGAGACCTCAAGCTATGCTGGAGGCACGCCACACTACCATCGCCAGGATGCGCGGCGATCGAGTTACCTTTTTGCAACGGGAGTTTATACAGACTATAGCGCCCCATATTCGGCGTATAGCTCCAGTGTGCGTCGCGGTGCCTTCGGCAACAACGGGGCAGCCAGAATTCGAGACATAAAAGACGGCACCAGTAATTCAATCGCAATCGGCGAATCGATTGGCGGCAACTACAAAACCTCTTCCCATTATGGCCCTTGGGGCCTGCAGGGTGTGCACACGGGTGTTCATGGTCGCGTTGTCAGCAACTCTGACACCGCTATAGACGTTGCCAATACAAACACTAACAACTACCCGCGGGACTGGAGTATCAATTCAGCGTGGGAGGGGCGGGCTGACGGAAAGAACTATGCTTGGGTCTTTGGTAGTGCCCATACCGGCGGTGCTCAATTCCTCATGGCCGACGGATCTGCTCGTTTCCTGAGTGAGAACATCGACTACCATACGTTTGTCCTGTTGAACTACATCCGCGACGGACAGCCCATCGGTGAGTTCTAA
- a CDS encoding integrase core domain-containing protein: MHSDNGPEFIAKAIGKWLDQTGVSALYVEAESLWQNGYFECCNLKFRHEFLNVDEFESVCDAVWVTTNFHRHYNEVFPHSALDYQTPKLFAAVQPLARARQT; encoded by the coding sequence ATTCACAGCGACAATGGCCCGGAGTTCATTGCGAAAGCGATTGGCAAGTGGCTGGATCAAACAGGTGTCTCGGCGCTGTATGTTGAGGCAGAATCACTGTGGCAGAATGGATATTTCGAGTGCTGTAACTTGAAGTTTCGTCATGAGTTTCTGAACGTAGACGAATTTGAAAGTGTTTGTGATGCGGTGTGGGTGACGACGAACTTTCATCGCCACTACAACGAAGTCTTTCCGCATAGTGCGTTGGACTACCAGACACCGAAACTGTTCGCGGCCGTGCAGCCTTTAGCTCGAGCTCGACAGACCTGA
- a CDS encoding M42 family metallopeptidase, with the protein MPDAFLKNLLATPGTSGFEQNIQQVVRDFTSEFADSVETDVHGNVVATVNPSGGTKILLDAHCDQIGLLVRHIDEQGFLRVSAVGGWDMQILLGQKMLVHTKSGSIPGVIARKPIHLLNDTERTTVPKIQELWIDIGSASPEETAEVVSIGDSVTPEPSLRELRNGRISGVAMDDRTGVWVIMTALKMVAARKPSSAVYGVSSVQEEIGLRGAQTSAYNVNPQVAIAVDVTHATDCPGIDQNQFGKISIGGGPVIVRGANANPRVFDLLISTAESHGIPVQINALARPASNDGAAIQVSRGGCATGLVTIPNRYMHSPVEVVAESDLENAARLLAEFCLAIDSDTTLIP; encoded by the coding sequence ATGCCCGACGCATTCCTTAAAAATCTACTCGCAACGCCCGGCACATCGGGGTTCGAGCAAAACATTCAGCAGGTCGTCCGCGACTTTACGTCGGAATTCGCCGACTCGGTCGAAACTGATGTCCATGGCAACGTGGTTGCAACTGTCAATCCGTCGGGCGGCACGAAAATCCTGCTTGACGCTCACTGCGACCAGATTGGACTGCTGGTCCGCCACATCGACGAACAGGGCTTTCTGCGAGTCAGCGCGGTGGGTGGTTGGGACATGCAGATTCTGTTGGGGCAGAAGATGCTGGTTCATACAAAAAGTGGCTCAATCCCCGGCGTGATCGCGCGGAAGCCGATTCACCTGTTGAATGACACGGAAAGGACGACCGTTCCAAAAATTCAGGAACTGTGGATCGACATTGGATCTGCGTCGCCGGAAGAGACGGCTGAAGTTGTGAGCATCGGAGATTCCGTAACACCGGAACCTTCGCTGCGAGAACTACGCAACGGGCGAATTTCCGGAGTCGCGATGGACGACCGCACCGGCGTTTGGGTCATCATGACGGCACTGAAAATGGTGGCCGCTCGGAAGCCATCGTCTGCCGTCTATGGTGTGTCGTCAGTACAGGAAGAGATCGGCCTGCGGGGCGCTCAGACGAGTGCCTACAACGTGAATCCGCAGGTTGCGATCGCTGTCGACGTGACTCATGCGACCGATTGTCCTGGTATTGACCAAAACCAATTCGGTAAAATCTCGATTGGCGGCGGCCCGGTGATTGTCCGCGGCGCCAACGCCAACCCTCGCGTTTTTGATTTGCTGATTTCGACGGCCGAATCGCACGGCATCCCGGTACAAATTAACGCTCTGGCCCGGCCGGCCAGCAACGATGGTGCTGCTATTCAGGTCAGCCGTGGCGGTTGTGCGACGGGGCTTGTGACGATTCCCAACCGCTATATGCACAGCCCGGTGGAAGTTGTTGCGGAATCCGATCTGGAAAACGCGGCTCGACTTTTGGCCGAATTCTGTCTCGCAATTGACTCCGACACGACGTTGATTCCGTAG